The Candidatus Roseilinea sp. genome contains a region encoding:
- a CDS encoding cryptochrome/photolyase family protein, with protein MSHQPWLGKSVRVNRQSRIPHPPSGGIHTTAWILGDQLSHRWPEWLAQAGLSPTNTRLLFIESAAKIRSRPWHKHKLILVLSAMRHFAQAMRDLGWPVDYRKAATFEAGLRAHIAAHAPARIVVMQPNTWQGRAFVKQLSQAGGNPVAEFLLLDSRFFAAKPEDLGASRSPLMETFYRQMRRRTGYLMDGDQPVGGKWNFDSENRRPPPRAWRAAHSPLPIPDVPAFAPDPITREVIAEVAQVASAWGALDGFALPVTRQDALKFCADFITHRLPNFGPYEDAMVSGQPVLFHSMLSPLLNIGLLERDELCAMAEQAYREGRAPLNSVEGFIRQLIGWREFVYACYWREMPRLREMNALNATRPLPKFYWDAQTEMACLRACVQGVWERGYTHHIQRLMVLCNFALLAGVSPQAVNEWFFATYVDAYDWVVTPNVVGMGMYGDGGIVGTKPYAASANYIHKMSTYCAGCRYDPKQRLGERACPFNALYWDFVARNADVLSANPRAGMPVMALRKMKADHVNALRAQAKRFLDSLA; from the coding sequence ATGAGCCATCAGCCTTGGCTTGGAAAGTCTGTGCGTGTGAATCGTCAATCCCGAATTCCCCATCCCCCATCGGGGGGGATCCACACGACGGCTTGGATCCTCGGCGATCAACTCTCGCACCGCTGGCCGGAGTGGTTAGCCCAAGCGGGGTTAAGCCCGACCAACACGCGGCTGCTCTTCATCGAGAGCGCGGCCAAAATTCGTTCGCGGCCGTGGCACAAGCACAAGCTCATCCTGGTGCTCAGCGCCATGCGCCACTTCGCCCAGGCCATGCGCGACCTGGGCTGGCCGGTGGACTATCGCAAAGCTGCGACGTTCGAGGCCGGCCTGCGCGCGCACATCGCGGCGCATGCGCCCGCGCGCATCGTCGTCATGCAGCCCAACACCTGGCAGGGTCGGGCCTTCGTGAAGCAGCTAAGCCAGGCCGGAGGCAATCCGGTCGCCGAATTTTTGCTGCTCGACTCGCGCTTCTTCGCGGCCAAGCCGGAGGACCTGGGCGCGAGCCGGTCGCCGCTCATGGAGACGTTCTATCGCCAGATGCGCCGGCGCACCGGCTACCTGATGGACGGGGACCAACCCGTCGGCGGCAAGTGGAACTTCGACAGCGAGAACCGCCGACCGCCGCCGCGCGCGTGGCGCGCGGCCCACTCCCCACTCCCGATTCCCGACGTGCCTGCATTCGCCCCTGACCCCATCACCCGTGAGGTCATCGCCGAAGTCGCGCAGGTGGCATCGGCCTGGGGCGCGTTGGATGGCTTTGCCTTGCCGGTGACGCGCCAAGACGCGCTGAAGTTCTGCGCCGACTTCATCACCCATCGCTTGCCCAACTTCGGCCCTTACGAAGACGCGATGGTGAGCGGGCAACCGGTGCTGTTCCATTCGATGCTCTCGCCGCTGCTCAACATCGGCCTGCTGGAGCGCGACGAGCTGTGCGCAATGGCGGAGCAGGCCTATCGCGAAGGCCGCGCGCCGCTCAATTCCGTCGAAGGGTTCATCCGGCAACTGATCGGCTGGCGCGAATTCGTCTATGCCTGTTACTGGCGTGAGATGCCCCGGCTGCGCGAGATGAACGCCCTGAACGCGACGCGGCCGCTGCCGAAGTTCTACTGGGACGCACAGACGGAGATGGCCTGCTTGCGCGCGTGCGTGCAAGGCGTGTGGGAACGCGGCTACACCCATCACATCCAGCGGTTGATGGTGCTGTGCAACTTCGCGCTGCTCGCCGGGGTTAGCCCCCAAGCAGTCAACGAGTGGTTCTTCGCGACGTATGTAGATGCCTACGACTGGGTGGTGACGCCCAATGTGGTGGGCATGGGCATGTATGGCGACGGCGGCATCGTCGGCACCAAGCCCTATGCCGCCAGCGCCAACTACATCCACAAGATGAGCACCTACTGCGCAGGCTGCCGCTACGACCCCAAGCAACGCCTAGGTGAGCGCGCTTGTCCGTTCAACGCGCTGTACTGGGACTTCGTGGCGCGCAACGCCGACGTCCTGAGCGCGAACCCGCGTGCCGGTATGCCCGTGATGGCACTGCGCAAGATGAAGGCTGACCACGTGAACGCGCTGCGCGCGCAGGCGAAGCGCTTTCTCGACTCGCTCGCCTAA
- a CDS encoding peptidase M1 has protein sequence MFALVGCTRTGTSGEPIRIPTAVVRSGDMVGRLIGGALPTLDDPPERPLYVINVTLDYAGGNVHTQQRIEFVNPTGQTISEVKFNLPPARRAGAVEFHDVRIFGRAELLPFELTDAVLTVQLPAPLPPGKAIAMTFNFTFKVPLQEVITGIGGDDTSRGPHSLTCGHWYVMLAPFRDGQWDTPAYVPIGDPYTSELADYEVSILAPEGVTIAGGGDETRDGRLWRYSLPKARVFAFAASDVYEVDALEEDGVTFIHYVYPEHRHTSEAVLNTAARAVRLFTRLYGPYPYRTLRIVETGRQQGQEYSAMVGVGTTIYAGYPGRGARHDLIATTVHEVAHQWWFNVVGNDQIRSPWLDEAFARYGELRFYQEYYDADADWWYGYFILGKERGRLTGAIDLPLSAYPDSRAYINAVYRRGLMFLNDIRKRVGTATLDAAMKDYYQSQIYKIADQDAFFDALARHTSEDISGLVKGYFAGAVDLPCRISNNAAGCRR, from the coding sequence ATGTTCGCGCTGGTGGGGTGCACGCGCACCGGCACATCCGGCGAACCGATCCGGATCCCGACGGCCGTCGTGCGCAGCGGCGACATGGTGGGCCGCTTAATCGGTGGCGCGCTACCCACGCTGGACGATCCGCCTGAACGCCCGCTTTACGTGATCAACGTCACGCTGGATTATGCCGGTGGCAACGTGCACACCCAGCAACGGATCGAGTTCGTCAATCCCACCGGCCAGACCATCAGCGAGGTGAAGTTCAACCTGCCGCCAGCGCGTCGCGCCGGCGCCGTCGAGTTCCACGACGTGCGCATCTTTGGCCGGGCCGAGCTGCTGCCTTTTGAGCTGACCGACGCTGTGCTCACCGTGCAACTGCCGGCGCCGCTGCCGCCCGGTAAGGCCATCGCTATGACCTTCAACTTCACCTTCAAGGTGCCGCTGCAGGAGGTGATCACCGGCATTGGCGGCGACGACACCTCCCGCGGGCCTCACAGCCTGACGTGCGGTCACTGGTACGTCATGCTGGCGCCGTTCCGCGACGGCCAATGGGACACGCCCGCCTATGTGCCGATCGGCGACCCCTACACGTCGGAGCTGGCCGATTACGAGGTGAGCATCCTCGCGCCGGAAGGCGTGACCATCGCGGGCGGCGGTGATGAGACGCGCGACGGCCGCTTGTGGCGCTATTCGCTGCCGAAGGCGCGCGTGTTCGCCTTCGCCGCCAGCGATGTGTATGAAGTGGATGCGCTGGAAGAAGACGGCGTCACGTTCATCCACTACGTCTATCCCGAACATCGCCATACGAGTGAGGCGGTGCTGAACACCGCTGCGCGCGCAGTGCGGCTGTTTACACGGCTGTATGGGCCATATCCTTACCGGACGTTGCGCATCGTGGAGACCGGCCGGCAACAGGGCCAGGAGTACAGCGCCATGGTCGGCGTCGGCACGACGATCTACGCCGGCTATCCCGGCCGTGGCGCGCGTCACGACCTGATCGCGACGACGGTGCATGAGGTGGCGCACCAGTGGTGGTTCAACGTCGTCGGCAACGACCAGATCCGTTCGCCGTGGCTGGACGAGGCCTTCGCCCGCTACGGCGAGCTGCGCTTCTACCAGGAGTACTACGACGCCGACGCCGATTGGTGGTACGGCTACTTCATCCTGGGCAAGGAGCGCGGCCGGCTGACCGGCGCGATTGACCTGCCGCTGAGCGCCTATCCCGATTCGCGCGCCTACATCAACGCGGTCTACCGGCGCGGGCTGATGTTCCTCAACGACATCCGCAAACGGGTCGGCACAGCGACGCTCGATGCTGCGATGAAAGACTACTACCAGTCGCAGATCTACAAGATCGCCGATCAGGATGCTTTCTTCGATGCGTTGGCCCGCCACACTTCGGAAGACATCAGCGGGCTGGTGAAGGGCTACTTCGCCGGCGCTGTAGATCTGCCCTGCCGCATCAGCAACAACGCCGCCGGCTGCCGGCGGTGA
- a CDS encoding hypothetical protein (possible pseudo, internal stop codon, frameshifted) translates to MKLYKPIRRRANLDALVREFSEVVMQELDYAQEARHAQEFDRNFAQDTGVRVPKVYTDLTTRRLIVMKNVEDIKILDFEGLESAGVSRREVANKLFDTYLRQVFEHGFFHADPHPGNLFVQPLDRATARAWKVPIGQGTPFRLTYVDFGMMGRIPPAFMRELREFIIAVSLKDARRWTAAAQRMGFFLPEADLNRVEQAVGALFDRFWGAAVNDISNVEFGEMYAFATEFRDLLSSLPFQIPQNVLYLGRAANILAGMLTALDPAFNPWRAIQAFASGLAGPTTARTVQDVLNEGARLIRQTIQLPNQSDAFFSHALNGQLEVRAQLSPKSTEDLRRIEAGVSRLTWAVAFAALLVCGTLLTINALSALGAVCLALAAIAFFRLWRS, encoded by the coding sequence TTGAAACTCTACAAGCCGATTCGCCGGCGCGCGAATCTGGATGCGCTGGTCAGGGAGTTCAGCGAAGTGGTGATGCAAGAACTGGACTACGCGCAGGAAGCGCGGCACGCGCAGGAGTTCGATCGCAACTTCGCTCAGGACACCGGCGTGCGCGTGCCTAAGGTGTACACCGATCTCACCACCCGGCGGCTGATCGTGATGAAGAACGTCGAGGACATCAAAATCCTGGACTTCGAGGGGTTGGAGAGCGCCGGCGTGTCGCGGCGCGAAGTGGCTAACAAGCTGTTCGACACGTACCTGCGCCAGGTGTTCGAGCACGGCTTTTTTCACGCCGACCCGCATCCGGGCAACCTGTTCGTGCAACCGCTGGATCGCGCCACCGCGCGTGCGTGGAAGGTGCCGATCGGCCAAGGCACGCCCTTCCGTTTGACCTACGTGGACTTCGGCATGATGGGACGCATCCCGCCGGCCTTCATGCGCGAGCTGCGCGAGTTCATCATCGCCGTGAGCTTAAAGGACGCGCGACGCTGGACGGCCGCCGCGCAGCGCATGGGGTTCTTCCTGCCCGAAGCCGACCTGAATCGCGTGGAGCAGGCCGTCGGCGCACTGTTTGACCGCTTCTGGGGCGCGGCGGTGAACGACATCAGCAACGTCGAGTTCGGCGAGATGTACGCCTTTGCCACCGAGTTCCGCGATTTGCTCTCCAGCTTGCCCTTTCAGATTCCGCAGAACGTGCTGTATCTGGGACGCGCGGCCAACATCCTGGCCGGCATGCTTACCGCGCTGGATCCGGCCTTTAACCCCTGGCGAGCGATTCAGGCCTTTGCAAGCGGCCTGGCCGGACCGACCACGGCGCGCACGGTGCAGGACGTGCTGAATGAGGGCGCGCGCCTGATCCGGCAGACGATACAACTGCCCAACCAAAGCGACGCATTTTTCTCACACGCGCTCAACGGGCAGCTCGAGGTCCGCGCCCAGTTGAGCCCGAAGTCCACCGAGGACCTGCGACGCATTGAGGCCGGCGTATCACGGCTGACGTGGGCGGTGGCATTTGCGGCGCTGCTGGTGTGCGGCACGTTGCTGACCATCAACGCGCTGAGCGCCTTGGGCGCGGTCTGTTTGGCGTTGGCGGCGATCGCATTCTTCCGGCTGTGGCGCTCGTAA
- a CDS encoding Zn-dependent hydrolase: MEITWYGQSCFRMTERATLAIVTDPYSADAGLEPPKLKADVVTISRDHPRHNNINAVVGAQRGDVRKITGPGEYEMGGVFITGVAMRPEKKGAHQKCTVYAFNFDGLSVAHLGGLSFVPTQSQIDALETVDVLLVPISGDEELNPAQAAEVISMIEPTLVVPMGYGPKSKDSLNKFLKEMGRTNPQTQEALKVTRSSLPEDTQVILLEMKH; encoded by the coding sequence ATGGAGATTACGTGGTACGGACAAAGCTGCTTCCGCATGACCGAACGAGCCACGCTTGCCATCGTCACCGATCCTTATAGCGCCGACGCCGGCCTGGAGCCGCCCAAGCTGAAAGCCGATGTCGTCACGATCAGCCGCGACCATCCGCGCCACAACAACATCAACGCGGTGGTCGGCGCACAACGCGGCGACGTGCGTAAGATCACCGGGCCGGGCGAATACGAGATGGGCGGTGTATTCATCACCGGCGTGGCCATGCGGCCGGAGAAGAAAGGGGCGCATCAGAAATGCACGGTCTATGCCTTCAACTTCGACGGACTCAGCGTGGCGCATTTGGGCGGGCTGTCTTTCGTCCCCACGCAGTCGCAGATTGATGCGCTTGAGACGGTAGATGTATTGCTCGTGCCGATCAGCGGCGACGAGGAGCTCAACCCCGCACAGGCTGCCGAGGTGATCAGCATGATCGAACCCACCCTCGTCGTGCCGATGGGTTATGGCCCGAAGAGCAAAGACAGCCTCAATAAGTTCCTGAAAGAGATGGGGCGGACCAATCCACAGACGCAAGAGGCGCTCAAGGTGACGCGCAGCAGCCTGCCGGAGGATACCCAGGTCATCCTGCTGGAGATGAAGCATTGA
- a CDS encoding ABC transporter permease, with the protein MNIDLVEAIKLALRALGANQLRAFLTMIGISIGIGAVIALMAIGAGVQQYINDQFASSGTNLLGIVPGRIQRGPGGGQNPFGQSSFLTMGDYRAVVAGAPNIEAHAADFTSVGNFSYGSRTSQVQVSGVTPSFSEVRNWRAMSGRFIEEADNNSRARVVVLGQTVVNDLFPGEDPLDQVVKINDVPFRVIGVMESKGSSFLGDQDAIAFIPLSTAQERLFQRQAQARTGERLVSTIYLQATSDAARPQIEAIARDILRERHRLAPDDNDDFSIISQTELLNTFSAVTSVLTLFLGAIAAISLLVGGIGIMNIMLVSVTERTREIGLRKAIGATPAAILGQFLIEAVVLSFIGGLIGIMLGVGIALGVTRFVDFSAIVQPGAVLLAVSFSVAVGLFFGIYPARRASRLNPIDALRFE; encoded by the coding sequence ATGAACATAGACCTTGTGGAGGCGATCAAGCTGGCGCTGCGCGCGTTGGGCGCCAACCAGTTGCGCGCATTCCTGACGATGATCGGGATCAGCATCGGCATTGGCGCCGTGATCGCCTTGATGGCCATCGGCGCAGGCGTACAACAATACATCAATGACCAGTTCGCCAGTTCGGGGACGAACCTGCTCGGCATTGTGCCGGGTCGAATCCAGCGCGGCCCCGGCGGCGGGCAAAATCCATTTGGGCAGTCATCTTTTTTGACGATGGGCGACTACCGCGCGGTGGTGGCCGGCGCACCGAACATCGAGGCGCACGCCGCCGATTTCACCTCGGTCGGCAACTTCTCCTACGGCTCGCGGACGTCGCAGGTGCAAGTCAGCGGCGTCACGCCCAGCTTCTCAGAGGTGCGCAACTGGCGGGCAATGAGCGGCCGGTTCATCGAGGAAGCCGACAACAACAGCCGGGCGCGCGTGGTCGTGCTCGGCCAGACCGTGGTCAACGACCTCTTCCCCGGCGAAGACCCGCTCGACCAAGTGGTGAAGATCAACGACGTGCCTTTCCGGGTGATCGGCGTCATGGAGTCGAAAGGGTCTTCCTTCCTCGGCGACCAAGATGCGATCGCGTTCATTCCGCTCAGCACGGCGCAAGAGCGCCTCTTCCAGCGTCAGGCTCAGGCGCGCACAGGCGAACGCCTCGTGTCCACGATCTACCTGCAGGCCACCAGCGACGCTGCTCGGCCACAGATCGAGGCGATCGCGCGTGACATCTTGCGCGAACGCCATCGGCTCGCTCCAGACGACAACGACGATTTCTCGATCATCAGCCAGACCGAGCTGTTGAACACGTTTAGCGCTGTGACAAGCGTGCTCACGCTGTTCCTGGGCGCGATCGCGGCCATCTCGCTGCTGGTCGGCGGCATCGGCATCATGAACATCATGCTGGTGAGCGTGACCGAGCGCACGCGCGAGATCGGCCTGCGCAAGGCCATCGGCGCGACGCCGGCGGCCATCCTGGGCCAGTTCTTAATCGAGGCGGTTGTGCTGTCGTTCATCGGCGGCCTGATCGGCATCATGCTCGGCGTGGGGATTGCGCTCGGCGTCACGCGATTCGTGGACTTCAGCGCCATTGTGCAGCCGGGCGCCGTGCTCCTGGCCGTGAGCTTTTCGGTCGCCGTGGGCTTGTTCTTCGGCATCTATCCTGCGCGGCGCGCCAGCCGGCTGAATCCGATTGACGCGCTGAGGTTTGAATAG
- a CDS encoding macrolide ABC transporter ATP-binding protein produces the protein MVETTINHIRPSVQSGERRNGDQAPKPVIDVQGITKIYKMGEVEVPALRGVDLKIYPGELVAIMGPSGSGKSTLMNILGCLDQPTSGTYKLDGVDVEKLNDNQLAEIRNRKIGFVFQSFNLLRRTSAIDNVEQPLIYAGVRPRERRERARAALESVGLGNRLHHHPNELSGGQQQRVAIARALVTHPAIILADEPTGNLDSKSGAEIMCIFQRLNMEHGNTIIFVTHDPRIAAHTRRIIRISDGRIVGDEPVDDPVIACPDEPLRER, from the coding sequence ATGGTTGAGACAACGATCAATCACATCCGGCCCAGTGTACAGTCGGGCGAGCGACGCAATGGCGACCAGGCACCAAAGCCTGTCATTGACGTGCAGGGCATCACCAAAATTTACAAGATGGGTGAAGTTGAGGTGCCGGCGCTGCGCGGGGTGGACCTGAAGATCTATCCCGGCGAACTGGTCGCCATCATGGGGCCGTCGGGTTCCGGCAAGTCTACGCTCATGAACATCCTCGGCTGCCTCGATCAGCCCACCAGCGGCACATACAAATTGGACGGCGTGGACGTTGAGAAGCTGAACGACAATCAGTTGGCCGAGATCCGCAACCGAAAGATCGGCTTTGTCTTTCAGTCATTCAACTTGCTCCGCCGCACCTCGGCAATAGATAACGTCGAGCAGCCGCTGATCTACGCCGGTGTGCGGCCCAGGGAGCGACGCGAACGCGCTCGCGCGGCGCTCGAGTCGGTCGGCTTGGGCAACCGGCTGCATCATCACCCGAACGAACTCTCCGGCGGCCAGCAGCAGCGCGTGGCCATCGCGCGCGCGCTGGTGACCCACCCAGCGATCATCCTGGCCGACGAACCGACCGGCAACCTCGATTCCAAGAGCGGCGCAGAGATCATGTGCATCTTCCAGCGCCTGAACATGGAGCACGGCAACACCATCATCTTCGTCACGCATGACCCGCGCATTGCTGCGCACACGCGGCGCATCATTCGCATCTCGGATGGCCGGATCGTCGGCGATGAGCCGGTGGACGACCCGGTGATCGCGTGCCCCGATGAACCGTTGCGTGAGCGATGA
- the troR gene encoding transcriptional regulator, whose protein sequence is MAEVTTNKPASKTSAVVQDFLSETYLEASESGRVSLRALAARLGVTPPAVSRMAQRLVRHGLVRREGACGLVLSEAGERIALRAIRKRRIFEVFLTQKLGYTWDEVYPLAASASNYLDDELIERMNAQLGHPTRCPHGDPIPSRDGRIQPLDDARLSDLANGAQGVVSRVSSHDGDLLRYLSSLNIKPGMPIHIVSRAPFSGPLRVRVANGNFYDEHVIGSELASKVWVEVAR, encoded by the coding sequence ATGGCCGAGGTGACGACGAATAAGCCGGCAAGCAAAACCAGCGCCGTAGTGCAGGATTTCTTGAGCGAGACCTACCTCGAGGCGAGCGAATCCGGCCGGGTGTCGCTGCGCGCGTTGGCGGCGCGCTTGGGCGTGACGCCGCCGGCGGTCTCGCGCATGGCGCAGCGCCTGGTGCGCCACGGGCTGGTGCGACGTGAGGGCGCGTGTGGCCTGGTGTTGAGCGAGGCCGGCGAACGCATCGCGCTGCGGGCAATTCGCAAGCGCCGCATCTTCGAGGTCTTCTTGACCCAAAAGCTCGGCTACACCTGGGACGAGGTCTATCCGCTTGCTGCGTCCGCCAGCAACTATCTCGACGACGAGCTGATCGAACGCATGAACGCGCAACTGGGCCATCCCACGCGCTGCCCGCATGGCGACCCGATCCCCTCGCGCGATGGTCGCATCCAGCCGCTTGACGATGCCCGCTTATCTGACTTGGCCAACGGCGCGCAGGGCGTGGTCAGCCGCGTCTCATCGCATGACGGCGATTTGCTGCGTTATCTCTCCTCGCTTAACATCAAGCCGGGAATGCCGATCCACATCGTGTCGCGCGCGCCCTTCTCCGGCCCGCTGCGCGTGCGCGTGGCCAACGGCAACTTCTACGACGAACACGTGATCGGCTCGGAACTGGCGTCCAAAGTCTGGGTCGAAGTCGCGCGTTGA